The following proteins are encoded in a genomic region of Cellulomonas sp. ES6:
- a CDS encoding MarR family winged helix-turn-helix transcriptional regulator, producing MPATPAYRALIDAVARLQRVQRETATELARDLDCPRAALSLLWLLDKRGEMGTGDVAQHLHVDISVASRQITTLVDAGYAERSTPDTPGTDRRVRTVRLTALGQEFTARTKRELDARAAAVFSDWALDDLLSATAQIERVADTIAGLGPLPSTTGDTAPAVEPVAAAT from the coding sequence GTGCCCGCCACGCCCGCGTACCGCGCGCTGATCGACGCCGTCGCCCGGCTCCAGCGCGTCCAGCGCGAGACGGCGACGGAGCTGGCGCGCGACCTCGACTGCCCGCGCGCGGCGCTCAGCCTGCTGTGGCTGCTCGACAAGCGCGGCGAGATGGGCACCGGCGACGTGGCGCAGCACCTGCACGTCGACATCTCGGTGGCGAGCCGGCAGATCACGACGCTCGTCGACGCGGGCTACGCCGAGCGCAGCACCCCCGACACCCCGGGCACCGACCGCCGGGTGCGCACCGTCCGGCTCACGGCGCTCGGACAGGAGTTCACGGCCCGCACCAAGCGGGAGCTCGACGCCCGCGCCGCGGCGGTGTTCAGCGACTGGGCGCTCGACGACCTGCTGTCCGCCACCGCGCAGATCGAGCGCGTCGCGGACACGATCGCCGGCCTGGGCCCGCTCCCCTCGACCACCGGCGACACCGCCCCCGCGGTCGAGCCGGTCGCCGCGGCCACCTGA
- the mgrA gene encoding L-glyceraldehyde 3-phosphate reductase translates to MPTLPPYRAADNRYESIPYRRTGRSGLDLPALSLGLWHNFGDVNPLETQRAVLRRAFDLGITHFDLANNYGPPYGSAEANFGRHLAQDLRPYRDELVISSKAGYDMWPGPYGDGGSRKYLLASLDQSLQRTGLDYVDIFYSHRPDPSVPLEETMGALHTAVTSGRALYAGISNYSPSRTREAARILADLGTPLLIHQPSYSMFNRHVERVAEGETETLLDVVGDLGVGMIVFSPLQQGLLTGRYLSGEVPAGSRAATSRFLSADSISGTYLERARALDEIARGRGQSLAQLALTWVLRDPRVTSALIGASSVAQLEDNVAALTAPPLTDEEIAAIEPHAVDGTARR, encoded by the coding sequence ATGCCCACCCTGCCGCCGTACCGTGCCGCCGACAACCGGTACGAGAGCATCCCGTACCGGCGGACCGGCCGCAGCGGGCTCGACCTGCCCGCGCTGTCCCTCGGCCTGTGGCACAACTTCGGGGACGTCAACCCGCTCGAGACGCAGCGAGCGGTGCTGCGGCGTGCGTTCGACCTCGGCATCACGCACTTCGACCTCGCGAACAACTACGGGCCGCCGTACGGCTCCGCCGAGGCCAACTTCGGCCGGCACCTCGCGCAGGACCTGCGGCCGTACCGCGACGAGCTGGTCATCTCGTCGAAGGCCGGCTACGACATGTGGCCCGGGCCGTACGGCGACGGGGGCTCGCGCAAGTACCTGCTGGCGTCGCTCGACCAGTCGCTGCAGCGCACGGGGCTGGACTACGTCGACATCTTCTACTCCCACCGCCCGGACCCGTCCGTGCCGCTGGAGGAGACGATGGGCGCGCTGCACACCGCTGTGACCAGCGGGCGGGCGCTGTACGCCGGGATCTCCAACTACTCGCCGTCGCGCACCCGCGAGGCCGCGCGGATCCTCGCGGACCTGGGGACGCCGCTGCTCATCCACCAGCCGAGCTACTCGATGTTCAACCGGCACGTCGAGCGGGTCGCCGAGGGCGAGACCGAGACCCTGCTCGACGTGGTCGGGGACCTCGGTGTCGGCATGATCGTGTTCTCCCCGCTGCAGCAGGGGCTGCTCACCGGCCGCTACCTGTCCGGCGAGGTGCCCGCCGGGTCACGCGCCGCGACCAGCCGGTTCCTGTCCGCGGACTCGATCTCCGGCACCTACCTCGAGCGGGCCCGGGCGCTCGACGAGATCGCCCGCGGGCGGGGCCAGTCGCTCGCGCAGCTCGCCCTCACGTGGGTGCTGCGGGACCCGCGCGTCACGTCCGCGCTGATCGGCGCGTCCTCGGTCGCCCAGCTCGAGGACAACGTGGCCGCGCTCACCGCGCCGCCGCTCACCGACGAGGAGATCGCCGCGATCGAGCCGCACGCCGTGGACGGGACGGCTCGCCGGTGA
- a CDS encoding amino acid permease: MSTTHRSVLRRKSVEDSLAGVDDPERSLRRDLTAWDLAVLGVAVAVGAGIFSVGATAAANYAGPSVIVSFLIASVVCAMAIMCYAEFASTLPVAGSAYTFSYATAGELVAWIIGWDLILEMLLAAAVIAKFWGVYLADAFALFGVDLPTTLHLGPVSLEWGPVLVVGVFTTLLAVGTKLSTRVNSVFTIIKVGITLFVIVAGFFYVRADNYTPFVPPSQPAESSSGLHQSLFAFLSGLEPSTYGVVGILSGAALVFFAFIGFDVVATTAEETKNPQRAVPRGVLGGLAIVTVLYVLVTIVVTGMVPYTDLAASDSPSLTTAFVLVGADWAGKVISIGILVGLTSVIMVLLLGLTRIVFAMSRDGLLPRGISRTSPRYRTPVRLQIGTGIVVAAIAGLSRVELLEEMINIGTLSAFVLVSFGIPILRRTRPDLQRGFRVPWSPVLPIVSGVACLWLMTNLTTLTWLRFAAWLALGMVVYAAYSYRHSRVGRGEAPETGDVPAPSAGH, from the coding sequence GTGTCCACCACCCACCGCAGCGTGCTGCGCCGCAAGTCCGTCGAGGACTCGCTCGCCGGGGTCGACGACCCGGAGCGCTCGCTCCGCCGCGACCTCACCGCCTGGGACCTGGCCGTCCTGGGCGTGGCCGTCGCCGTCGGCGCGGGCATCTTCTCCGTCGGCGCGACCGCCGCCGCGAACTACGCCGGCCCGAGCGTCATCGTCTCGTTCCTCATCGCCTCCGTCGTCTGCGCGATGGCGATCATGTGCTACGCCGAGTTCGCCTCGACGCTGCCGGTGGCCGGGTCCGCCTACACGTTCTCCTACGCGACGGCCGGCGAGCTGGTCGCGTGGATCATCGGCTGGGACCTCATCCTCGAGATGCTGCTCGCGGCGGCCGTCATCGCGAAGTTCTGGGGCGTGTACCTGGCGGACGCGTTCGCGCTGTTCGGCGTGGACCTGCCGACGACGCTGCACCTCGGGCCGGTGTCCCTGGAGTGGGGGCCGGTGCTGGTGGTGGGCGTGTTCACGACGCTGCTCGCCGTCGGGACGAAGCTCAGCACCCGGGTCAACAGCGTGTTCACGATCATCAAGGTCGGCATCACGCTGTTCGTCATCGTCGCCGGGTTCTTCTATGTGCGCGCCGACAACTACACGCCGTTCGTGCCGCCGTCGCAGCCCGCCGAGTCGAGCTCCGGCCTGCACCAGTCGCTGTTCGCGTTCCTGTCCGGCCTCGAGCCCTCGACGTACGGCGTCGTCGGCATCCTGTCCGGTGCCGCGCTCGTGTTCTTCGCGTTCATCGGGTTCGACGTCGTCGCGACCACCGCCGAGGAGACGAAGAACCCGCAGCGAGCCGTCCCGCGCGGCGTGCTCGGCGGCCTCGCGATCGTCACCGTGCTGTACGTGCTGGTCACGATCGTCGTCACCGGCATGGTCCCGTACACCGACCTCGCCGCCTCCGACTCCCCCTCGCTGACGACCGCCTTCGTGCTGGTCGGCGCCGACTGGGCGGGCAAGGTCATCTCCATCGGGATCCTCGTCGGGCTGACCTCGGTGATCATGGTGCTGCTGCTCGGCCTCACCCGGATCGTCTTCGCGATGAGCCGAGACGGCCTGCTCCCCCGCGGCATCTCCCGGACGTCGCCCCGCTACCGCACGCCCGTCCGGCTGCAGATCGGCACCGGCATCGTGGTCGCCGCCATCGCCGGGCTGTCCCGCGTGGAGCTGCTGGAGGAGATGATCAACATCGGCACGCTCTCGGCGTTCGTGCTGGTGAGCTTCGGCATCCCGATCCTGCGGCGCACCCGCCCGGACCTGCAGCGCGGGTTCCGGGTGCCGTGGTCGCCGGTGCTGCCGATCGTCTCCGGCGTGGCGTGCCTCTGGCTCATGACGAACCTGACGACGCTGACGTGGCTGCGGTTCGCCGCCTGGCTGGCGCTCGGCATGGTGGTGTACGCGGCGTACTCGTACCGCCACTCCCGCGTCGGGCGCGGCGAGGCCCCGGAGACCGGCGACGTGCCGGCACCCTCCGCAGGGCACTGA
- a CDS encoding MarR family transcriptional regulator yields MDTPTDPVVRLEAELGLLLRRARASAERLAREVHPDLEPSAYPLLARIEREPDVRASELAEHIGVGRGTMSRQLGRIEQLGLIERRPDPEDSRGQLIRVTPEGARRVDAARVARRRYLGQVLDGWTATERGQLADQLHRLNEDLSATPRTPPAP; encoded by the coding sequence GTGGACACCCCGACCGACCCCGTCGTGCGCCTCGAGGCCGAGCTCGGGCTGCTGCTGCGGCGCGCGCGGGCGTCCGCGGAGCGGCTGGCGCGCGAGGTGCACCCCGACCTCGAGCCGTCCGCCTACCCGCTGCTGGCCCGCATCGAGCGGGAGCCGGACGTGCGCGCGAGCGAGCTCGCGGAGCACATCGGCGTCGGCCGCGGCACGATGTCGCGCCAGCTCGGCAGGATCGAGCAGCTCGGTCTGATCGAGCGCCGGCCGGACCCCGAGGACTCCCGTGGTCAGCTGATCCGCGTCACGCCGGAGGGCGCGCGCCGGGTCGACGCGGCGCGGGTCGCGCGCCGCCGCTACCTCGGCCAGGTGCTGGACGGCTGGACCGCCACCGAGCGCGGGCAGCTCGCCGACCAGCTCCACCGGCTCAACGAGGACCTCTCGGCGACCCCGCGCACGCCGCCGGCTCCCTGA
- a CDS encoding alpha/beta hydrolase, whose protein sequence is MTAGAGRVPVVLLHGLTDSSACWPTVRHRYDRDGRVVVALDARGHGGVPLPDEPFTIAALAQDAARALRALGTGPALVVGHSMGGVTAEELALTAPELVAALVLEDPAWHDGWVIGAVDDADVVGLAGDGAGTAGASGAAGTAGARGTAADGSRGKPAWLGASIAALAGRTVEQVAARGRIENPTWSPEEVRGWAEAKTGLDPRLADVPHDWAAREWVEALADVRVPVTLLTAEPGRGVVSPRQAERAAELLGRAPEGLLTHVPVPGAGHSIRREAPEAYLAALDAAVAAADARAARG, encoded by the coding sequence GTGACCGCCGGTGCCGGCCGGGTGCCGGTGGTGCTGCTGCACGGGCTCACCGACTCCTCCGCCTGCTGGCCGACGGTCCGGCACCGGTACGACCGGGACGGCCGCGTGGTCGTCGCGCTGGACGCGCGCGGGCACGGCGGCGTGCCGCTGCCCGACGAGCCGTTCACGATCGCGGCGCTCGCGCAGGACGCGGCCCGGGCGCTGCGCGCGCTCGGCACCGGCCCTGCGCTCGTCGTCGGGCACTCGATGGGCGGTGTCACCGCGGAGGAGCTCGCGCTGACCGCGCCCGAGCTCGTCGCCGCGCTCGTCCTCGAGGACCCGGCGTGGCACGACGGCTGGGTCATCGGGGCTGTCGACGACGCGGACGTGGTGGGGCTCGCCGGCGACGGCGCGGGCACGGCCGGCGCGTCGGGGGCCGCGGGCACGGCCGGCGCGCGCGGGACCGCCGCCGACGGGTCGCGCGGCAAGCCGGCGTGGCTCGGCGCGTCGATCGCGGCGCTCGCGGGCCGCACGGTGGAGCAGGTCGCCGCGCGCGGTCGGATCGAGAACCCCACGTGGTCGCCGGAGGAGGTCCGCGGCTGGGCGGAGGCCAAGACGGGCCTCGACCCCCGCCTCGCGGACGTCCCGCACGACTGGGCCGCGCGCGAGTGGGTGGAGGCGCTCGCGGATGTGCGCGTGCCGGTCACGCTGCTCACGGCGGAGCCCGGCCGGGGCGTCGTCAGCCCGCGTCAGGCGGAGCGCGCCGCCGAGCTGCTCGGACGCGCGCCCGAGGGCCTGCTCACGCACGTGCCGGTCCCCGGTGCCGGTCACAGCATCCGCCGGGAGGCCCCGGAGGCCTACCTCGCGGCGCTCGACGCCGCCGTGGCGGCGGCGGACGCCCGGGCGGCGCGGGGCTGA
- a CDS encoding tRNA (cytidine(34)-2'-O)-methyltransferase, whose amino-acid sequence MLHVVFFEPRIPGNTGNAIRLAAATGATLHLVEPLGFVMDEPRLKRAGLDYHDLAHVVVHPDLDAALAAVAPGRVFAFTTHTTTRYTDVAFRDGDALLFGPEPTGLPPEALEHPAVTDRLRIPMLPGRRSLNLTNAASTALYEAWRQLGFPGGF is encoded by the coding sequence GTGCTGCACGTCGTGTTCTTCGAGCCCCGCATCCCCGGCAACACCGGCAACGCCATCCGGCTCGCCGCCGCCACGGGCGCGACCCTCCACCTGGTGGAGCCGCTGGGCTTCGTGATGGACGAGCCGCGGCTGAAGCGGGCCGGGCTCGACTACCACGACCTCGCGCACGTGGTGGTGCACCCGGACCTCGACGCGGCGCTGGCGGCCGTCGCCCCGGGCCGCGTCTTCGCCTTCACCACGCACACCACCACCCGGTACACCGACGTGGCGTTCCGGGACGGAGACGCCCTGCTGTTCGGCCCGGAGCCGACCGGGCTGCCGCCCGAGGCCCTCGAGCACCCGGCCGTCACCGACCGGCTGCGGATCCCGATGCTGCCCGGGCGCCGCTCGCTCAACCTCACCAACGCGGCGTCCACCGCCCTGTACGAGGCGTGGCGCCAGCTCGGGTTCCCCGGCGGTTTCTGA
- a CDS encoding acetyltransferase produces the protein MTPRADPPVPAVTVRPSSGAAEHPQLVAIWRAAVDATHDFLSAADRDEIEAALPTAYLPAVVLAVAELGGRPVGFAGVRDGRLEMLFVAPEAHGLGIGSALLAHAVREHGVTEVDVNEQNVGAAAFYARRGFEVVGRSATDEAGRPCPLLRLRRRGAR, from the coding sequence GTGACCCCCCGCGCCGACCCGCCCGTCCCCGCCGTGACCGTCCGGCCCTCGAGCGGGGCGGCGGAGCACCCGCAGCTCGTGGCGATCTGGCGCGCGGCGGTCGACGCGACGCACGACTTCCTGTCCGCCGCCGACCGCGACGAGATCGAGGCCGCGCTGCCGACCGCGTACCTGCCGGCCGTCGTCCTGGCGGTCGCGGAGCTCGGCGGCCGGCCCGTGGGATTCGCCGGCGTGCGCGACGGCAGGCTGGAGATGCTGTTCGTCGCTCCGGAGGCCCACGGCCTCGGGATCGGGTCGGCGCTGCTCGCCCACGCGGTCCGCGAGCACGGCGTGACCGAGGTGGACGTCAACGAGCAGAACGTCGGCGCCGCGGCCTTCTACGCCCGGCGCGGGTTCGAGGTGGTCGGCCGCAGCGCGACCGACGAGGCGGGCCGGCCCTGCCCCCTGCTGCGCCTGCGGCGACGCGGAGCCCGCTGA
- a CDS encoding gamma-glutamyltransferase, with protein sequence MVASTHWLASAVGMAVLEAGGNAFDAAAAAGFTLQVVEPHLNGPGGDAPIIGHRASDGHTFVVCGQGTAPAAATTGAYTDLGLDVVPGTGHLAAVVPGAFGAWLDLLARYGTLPLADVLGPAIGYARDGYPLVPAAVRTIGTVERLFAEHWPTSAAVYLPGGRPPEPGARFRNPDLAATYTRVLAEAEAAGADRLAQIEAARRAFYEGFVAEAVAAFVREPVLDSSGEAHAGLLTADDLAGWRATEEPTVAVPFAGVEVHKTAAWGQGPVLLQQLRMLEALGVEDADLGSADLVHTALEVTTLAFADREAWFGDPAEGDVPLDALLSSRYAAERARLVGADAADGLRPGSPQGREPRLARVFGTPAAGVWPGRYEDATGGAAAGTGEPTRGPGPGGGAAVGPALDVGPAPDVSPAGVTRGDTCHVDVVDRWGNLVSATPSGGWLQSSPVVPGLGFGLPTRAQMFWLEPGLPSSLAPGRRPRTTLSPGLVLRDGGGFAFGTPGGDQQDQWTLPFLLHHLLGGLDLQAAIDAPGWHSTHVPSSFHPRTSVRRGVEAESRLGPGVLGALARRGHAVHDAGPWSLGRVSAAGVRPDGLLHAAANPRGMQGYAAGR encoded by the coding sequence ATGGTGGCCTCGACGCACTGGCTGGCCAGCGCGGTCGGGATGGCGGTGCTGGAGGCCGGGGGCAACGCGTTCGACGCGGCCGCGGCGGCGGGCTTCACGCTGCAGGTGGTCGAGCCGCACCTGAACGGCCCCGGCGGCGACGCGCCGATCATCGGGCACCGGGCGTCGGACGGGCACACGTTCGTGGTGTGCGGGCAGGGCACGGCCCCGGCGGCCGCGACGACCGGGGCGTACACGGACCTGGGGCTCGACGTCGTGCCGGGCACGGGGCACCTGGCCGCCGTGGTCCCGGGGGCGTTCGGCGCGTGGCTCGACCTGCTGGCGCGCTACGGGACGCTGCCGCTGGCTGACGTGCTCGGCCCGGCGATCGGGTACGCCCGCGACGGCTACCCGCTGGTGCCCGCGGCCGTCCGGACCATCGGGACCGTGGAGCGGCTGTTCGCGGAGCACTGGCCGACGTCCGCGGCGGTGTACCTGCCGGGCGGGCGCCCGCCGGAGCCGGGGGCCCGGTTCCGCAACCCGGACCTCGCCGCGACGTACACGCGGGTGCTCGCGGAGGCGGAGGCCGCCGGCGCGGACCGGCTCGCGCAGATCGAGGCGGCGCGGCGGGCGTTCTACGAGGGGTTCGTGGCCGAGGCGGTGGCGGCGTTCGTGCGGGAGCCCGTGCTGGACTCGTCCGGCGAGGCGCACGCCGGGCTGCTGACGGCTGACGACCTCGCGGGCTGGCGGGCCACGGAGGAGCCGACGGTCGCCGTGCCGTTCGCGGGCGTCGAGGTGCACAAGACGGCCGCGTGGGGCCAGGGCCCGGTGCTGCTGCAGCAGCTGCGGATGCTCGAGGCGCTCGGCGTCGAGGACGCCGACCTCGGTTCCGCCGACCTGGTGCACACGGCCCTGGAGGTCACGACGCTCGCGTTCGCGGACCGGGAGGCCTGGTTCGGCGATCCGGCGGAGGGTGACGTGCCGCTCGACGCGCTGCTGTCCTCCCGCTACGCGGCGGAGCGTGCCCGGCTGGTCGGCGCCGACGCGGCGGACGGCCTGCGTCCGGGGTCGCCGCAGGGCCGGGAACCGCGGCTGGCCCGCGTGTTCGGCACGCCCGCCGCCGGGGTGTGGCCGGGACGCTACGAGGACGCGACCGGTGGCGCGGCGGCGGGCACCGGGGAGCCGACCCGCGGGCCCGGGCCGGGCGGCGGGGCTGCCGTGGGCCCCGCGCTGGACGTCGGACCCGCACCGGACGTGAGCCCGGCGGGCGTGACGCGCGGCGACACGTGCCACGTCGATGTCGTGGACCGCTGGGGCAACCTCGTGTCCGCGACGCCGTCCGGCGGCTGGTTGCAGAGCAGCCCGGTCGTGCCGGGCCTGGGGTTCGGGCTGCCGACACGGGCGCAGATGTTCTGGCTCGAGCCGGGCCTGCCGTCGTCCCTCGCGCCCGGCCGCCGCCCGCGCACGACGCTGAGCCCCGGGCTGGTGCTGCGGGACGGCGGCGGGTTCGCGTTCGGGACGCCCGGCGGCGACCAGCAGGACCAGTGGACGCTGCCGTTCCTGCTGCACCACCTGCTGGGCGGGCTCGACCTGCAGGCGGCGATCGACGCCCCGGGGTGGCACTCCACGCACGTGCCCTCGTCGTTCCACCCCCGCACGAGCGTCCGGCGCGGGGTCGAGGCGGAGTCGCGGCTCGGCCCGGGCGTGCTGGGGGCGCTCGCCCGCCGGGGCCACGCCGTGCACGACGCAGGACCGTGGTCGCTGGGACGGGTCAGCGCCGCGGGCGTGCGGCCGGACGGGCTGCTGCACGCGGCGGCGAACCCGCGCGGGATGCAGGGGTACGCCGCCGGCCGCTGA
- a CDS encoding MFS transporter, with protein MTSTTRAESPTPVVSSAGSAPAMNHRQVMEALSGILLGMFVSILATSVVSSSLPKIVTSLHGSQSSYTWVVTATLLTTTITTPIWGKLADLVNRKLLIQLALAISVLSSAAAGFSQNVGTLIGMRALQGIGAGGLTALATVLLADILSPRERGRYMGLMGGIMGVGMVGGPLLGGVITDAISWRWNFFVGLPFAIAAIVVLQRTLHLPQLARKVVRIDYWGAALISVGIATLLLWVTFAGNSYDWMSWQTAVMVLGSLAVLAVACVVETKVADPIIPMHLFRNRTLVLSVIASVAVGVAMFGTSVFLSQYMQVARGKTPTESGLLTVPMILGLFTSSTITGRLITKYGRYKGFMVAGAITLTVGLALMGTIRYDTSFVLVGLYMFVMGAGLGMLMQNLVLAVQNTLDVSEVGSGTATVAFFRSLGGAIGVSALGAVLGSRVVTLITDGLAALGIDVSALGGGTGAVPDVSTLPGPVRTVVESAYGEGIADLFLIAAPLGLVALVAVLFLKEVPLGRRSGVEQLLDQDQTGEAAVAEAGTPGAQQAVGRQAEAEQELEREDAQGDTVEAGAGTATAPRA; from the coding sequence ATGACCAGCACCACCCGGGCCGAGAGCCCGACCCCCGTCGTGAGCAGCGCCGGGTCCGCACCCGCGATGAACCACCGGCAGGTCATGGAGGCGCTCTCCGGCATCCTGCTCGGCATGTTCGTGTCCATCCTGGCCACGAGCGTCGTGTCGAGCAGCCTGCCGAAGATCGTCACGAGCCTGCACGGCTCGCAGTCCTCGTACACGTGGGTCGTCACCGCGACCCTGCTGACCACGACGATCACCACGCCGATCTGGGGCAAGCTCGCCGACCTCGTCAACCGCAAGCTGCTGATCCAGCTCGCGCTCGCCATCTCGGTGCTGTCGTCCGCGGCCGCCGGGTTCTCCCAGAACGTCGGCACCCTCATCGGGATGCGCGCCCTGCAGGGCATCGGCGCCGGCGGCCTCACGGCGCTGGCCACCGTGCTGCTGGCGGACATCCTCAGCCCCCGCGAGCGCGGCCGCTACATGGGCCTGATGGGCGGCATCATGGGCGTCGGCATGGTCGGCGGCCCGCTGCTCGGCGGCGTCATCACCGACGCGATCTCGTGGCGCTGGAACTTCTTCGTCGGCCTGCCGTTCGCGATCGCCGCGATCGTCGTGCTGCAGCGCACGCTGCACCTGCCGCAGCTCGCCCGCAAGGTCGTGCGCATCGACTACTGGGGCGCCGCGCTGATCTCCGTGGGCATCGCCACGCTGCTGCTGTGGGTCACGTTCGCCGGGAACAGCTACGACTGGATGTCCTGGCAGACGGCCGTCATGGTGCTCGGCTCGCTCGCCGTCCTGGCCGTGGCCTGCGTCGTCGAGACGAAGGTCGCCGACCCGATCATCCCGATGCACCTGTTCCGCAACCGGACGCTGGTGCTCTCCGTCATCGCGTCCGTCGCGGTCGGCGTGGCGATGTTCGGCACCTCGGTGTTCCTCAGCCAGTACATGCAGGTCGCGCGCGGCAAGACGCCGACGGAGTCCGGCCTGCTCACCGTCCCGATGATCCTCGGCCTGTTCACGTCCTCGACCATCACCGGGCGGCTCATCACCAAGTACGGGCGCTACAAGGGCTTCATGGTCGCCGGCGCGATCACGCTGACCGTCGGCCTCGCCCTCATGGGCACGATCCGCTACGACACGAGCTTCGTGCTGGTCGGGCTGTACATGTTCGTCATGGGCGCGGGGCTGGGCATGCTGATGCAGAACCTGGTGCTGGCCGTGCAGAACACGCTCGACGTGTCCGAGGTCGGCTCCGGCACCGCGACCGTCGCGTTCTTCCGCAGCCTGGGCGGCGCGATCGGCGTCTCGGCGCTCGGCGCGGTGCTCGGCAGCCGGGTCGTCACGCTCATCACCGACGGGCTCGCGGCCCTCGGGATCGACGTGAGCGCGCTCGGCGGCGGCACCGGCGCGGTGCCGGACGTGTCGACGCTGCCCGGCCCGGTCCGCACGGTCGTCGAGTCCGCGTACGGCGAGGGCATCGCGGACCTGTTCCTCATCGCCGCGCCGCTGGGCCTGGTGGCCCTGGTCGCGGTGCTGTTCCTCAAGGAGGTGCCGCTCGGGCGCCGCTCCGGCGTCGAGCAGCTGCTCGACCAGGACCAGACCGGTGAGGCCGCGGTCGCCGAGGCGGGCACCCCCGGCGCGCAGCAGGCCGTCGGCCGCCAGGCGGAGGCCGAGCAGGAGCTCGAGCGGGAGGACGCGCAGGGCGACACCGTCGAGGCAGGCGCAGGGACGGCGACGGCCCCGCGCGCCTGA